In one window of Haemophilus parainfluenzae DNA:
- the ychF gene encoding redox-regulated ATPase YchF, with the protein MGFKCGIVGLPNVGKSTLFNALTKAGIEAANYPFCTIEPNTGVVPMPDPRLDALAEIVKPERVLPTTMEFVDIAGLVAGASKGEGLGNKFLANIRETDAIGHVVRCFENDDIVHVAGKIDPLSDIETINTELALADLDSCERAIQRLQKRAKGGDKEAKFELSVMEKILPVLSEAGMIRSVELDKDELLAIKSYNFLTLKPTMYIANVNEDGFENNPYLDKVREFAEKEGSVVVPVCAAIEAEIAELDDDEKIEFLQDLGIEEPGLNRVIRAGYALLNLQTYFTAGVKEVRAWTVSVGATAPKAAAVIHTDFEKGFIRAEVIAYDDFIQFKGENGAKEAGKWRLEGKDYIVQDGDVMHFRFNV; encoded by the coding sequence ATGGGATTTAAATGTGGTATCGTTGGTTTGCCAAACGTCGGTAAATCTACCCTTTTTAATGCATTAACCAAAGCCGGTATCGAAGCGGCAAACTATCCGTTCTGTACAATCGAACCGAATACTGGCGTGGTACCAATGCCAGATCCGCGTTTAGATGCATTAGCGGAAATTGTTAAACCTGAACGCGTATTACCCACCACCATGGAGTTTGTGGATATCGCTGGTTTGGTTGCGGGTGCAAGTAAAGGTGAAGGCTTAGGTAATAAATTCCTAGCTAATATCCGTGAAACTGATGCAATTGGTCATGTTGTTCGTTGTTTTGAAAACGACGACATCGTGCACGTTGCGGGTAAGATCGATCCATTAAGTGATATCGAAACCATCAATACCGAATTAGCCCTTGCTGACTTAGATAGCTGCGAACGTGCAATCCAACGTTTACAAAAACGTGCAAAAGGTGGCGATAAAGAGGCAAAATTTGAGCTGTCTGTAATGGAAAAAATTCTTCCTGTACTTTCTGAAGCGGGCATGATTCGTTCTGTTGAGTTAGATAAAGATGAATTATTGGCGATTAAAAGCTATAACTTCCTCACATTAAAACCAACCATGTACATTGCGAACGTGAATGAAGACGGTTTTGAAAATAACCCATATTTAGACAAAGTACGTGAATTTGCTGAAAAAGAAGGCTCTGTTGTTGTGCCTGTATGTGCGGCGATTGAAGCAGAAATTGCTGAACTTGATGATGATGAAAAAATCGAATTCTTACAAGATCTTGGTATTGAAGAACCCGGCTTAAACCGTGTAATTCGTGCGGGTTATGCCTTATTAAATCTTCAAACCTACTTCACTGCGGGTGTGAAAGAAGTGCGCGCATGGACAGTTTCTGTGGGTGCAACCGCCCCTAAAGCAGCAGCTGTCATCCATACAGACTTTGAAAAAGGCTTCATCCGTGCAGAAGTAATTGCTTACGATGACTTCATCCAATTCAAAGGTGAAAACGGAGCAAAAGAAGCAGGTAAATGGCGCTTAGAAGGTAAAGACTACATCGTGCAAGATGGCGATGTCATGCACTTCCGCTTTAACGTATAA